Proteins from one Kineosporiaceae bacterium genomic window:
- a CDS encoding ABC transporter permease — MIRQWAAVVRREWQVQRRYPVSMVNTVLLTPLYQLALPTLLLGSAFVVGNQSFGLERETGTGDLGGWIGTGVLAAALTVGAVTSVYNTLDADRVTGVMEHSWSTPAPRHVYVVGAVLTGTMFGGAAGIVLIAIAIAALNATFAPLGVLLCLPAVVALVIGNCGFGYLVAAALLSLRQADILVEVTTMFFVVFSGVMFPLTLLPDAARWPTYLVPGTWALDLIRHLTLDARPLAPLLVEVVAAAVTSTAWLALGLVAFRAAERHQQVNGTLSQF; from the coding sequence TTGATCCGGCAGTGGGCTGCCGTCGTCCGTCGGGAATGGCAGGTCCAGCGGCGCTATCCGGTGAGCATGGTGAACACCGTGCTGCTCACCCCGCTGTATCAACTCGCCCTGCCCACCCTGCTGCTCGGGAGCGCGTTCGTCGTCGGGAACCAGTCCTTCGGCCTGGAGCGGGAGACCGGGACCGGCGATCTCGGCGGCTGGATCGGCACCGGGGTGCTCGCGGCGGCGCTCACGGTGGGAGCGGTGACCAGTGTGTACAACACCCTGGACGCCGACCGGGTCACCGGCGTGATGGAACACTCCTGGAGCACTCCTGCCCCGCGGCACGTCTACGTGGTCGGCGCCGTGTTGACCGGGACCATGTTCGGCGGCGCGGCGGGCATCGTGCTCATCGCCATCGCGATCGCCGCGTTGAACGCCACCTTCGCGCCGCTCGGCGTCCTGCTCTGTCTTCCGGCCGTGGTGGCGCTGGTGATCGGCAACTGCGGTTTCGGCTACCTGGTTGCCGCGGCCCTGCTGTCCCTGCGCCAGGCCGACATCCTGGTCGAGGTGACCACGATGTTCTTCGTCGTGTTCTCGGGGGTGATGTTCCCGCTCACCCTCTTGCCGGACGCCGCCCGCTGGCCGACCTACCTGGTGCCCGGCACCTGGGCACTGGACCTGATCCGCCACCTCACGCTCGACGCACGACCCCTGGCACCGCTGCTGGTCGAGGTGGTGGCCGCGGCGGTCACCTCGACCGCCTGGCTGGCGCTGGGACTGGTCGCCTTCCGCGCCGCGGAGCGGCATCAGCAGGTCAACGGAACACTCAGCCAGTTCTGA
- a CDS encoding ABC transporter permease → MPTPREAVALFATVRKESLVMLRYWPNTVMLLLETILMPLAYWAQAQGFEGNDPAATEAFAQRSGTDSLAGFIYLGWAVFMWVTTMIWGPGAALRAERMQGSLESLFLTPVSRFTLLYGPSLAYLIPTALEFAAVGLMLRLVFGVPLGLSELLSGIAIMVASMPVLFALGGLVNVLVMWVRDSAGFNGVLRGLIGLLCGITYPVAVLPGWLHPVSHALPVTVILDTLRGAMLGLMDAGSVWSRSLLLLGTGLGFGVLALIMLDVALRAVRRSGRLGQF, encoded by the coding sequence ATGCCGACACCCCGTGAGGCCGTGGCCCTGTTCGCCACGGTGCGCAAGGAATCCCTGGTGATGCTGCGGTACTGGCCCAACACCGTGATGCTCCTGTTGGAGACGATCCTGATGCCCCTGGCCTATTGGGCCCAGGCCCAGGGCTTCGAGGGTAATGATCCGGCGGCCACCGAGGCGTTTGCACAGCGCTCGGGCACCGACAGTCTCGCGGGGTTCATCTACCTCGGCTGGGCGGTCTTCATGTGGGTGACCACGATGATCTGGGGGCCGGGAGCGGCCCTGCGGGCCGAACGGATGCAAGGGTCACTCGAGAGCCTGTTCCTCACGCCCGTCTCACGTTTCACGTTGCTCTACGGCCCGAGTCTGGCGTATCTGATCCCGACGGCTCTCGAGTTCGCGGCCGTGGGACTCATGCTGCGCCTGGTGTTCGGCGTCCCCCTGGGGCTGTCGGAGCTGCTCAGCGGTATCGCCATCATGGTGGCCTCGATGCCGGTCCTGTTCGCCTTGGGGGGATTGGTGAACGTCCTCGTCATGTGGGTGCGCGACTCCGCCGGGTTCAACGGTGTGCTGCGTGGGTTGATCGGGCTGCTGTGCGGCATCACCTATCCCGTTGCCGTCCTGCCGGGTTGGTTGCACCCGGTGAGTCATGCCCTGCCCGTCACGGTGATCCTGGACACGCTGCGGGGGGCGATGCTCGGCCTGATGGACGCCGGATCGGTGTGGTCCCGTTCGCTGCTCCTGCTGGGAACCGGGCTCGGGTTCGGTGTGCTGGCGCTGATCATGCTGGATGTCGCGCTGCGCGCGGTGCGGCGCAGCGGTCGGCTGGGGCAGTTTTGA
- a CDS encoding SDR family NAD(P)-dependent oxidoreductase: MPEQPEVAPLSANDHIAVVGMACRFPGANNPQQFWQNLVDGVESVTWLTEDDLTASGVPAQEFRQPHYVNAAFCMEDMEYYDARFFGDTPREAQTRDPQIRWFLETCYAAVQDSGYDPARIQGLVGVVGGMSNNFYGERYVRRNKALGDAVGSMAIGVGSHPDYLATAVSYRLGFQGPSLTVQSACSTSLLAVHTASQLLRSGECDYAVAGGVEIELPDRVGHLWVDGSIYTRTGHIRPFDAKASGTIFGSGVGVVALKRLGDALADGDHVYAVLRGSAVNNDGGNRAGFTAPGVLGQAQLIVEALATAQVGADSIGFVEAHATGTLVGDPIEVAGLTKAFRIAGATEASLCPIGSVKANIGHLGPASGIAGLIKVCLALEHQAIPPNINYDTPNPNLDLASSPFHVVTQLTPWPRGDRPRRAGVSSFGIGGTNVHVVVEEAPPRAPAPPTPVPERRWHVIPLSARSEQAAATAARELGETLGRRTDLDLRDVAFTAHAGRAAFGFRRAVAAADLSEAAAALSAGGSRRQLAAKAVVGRPIAMVFPGQGTQFPGMGRDLYRTEPVFREALDECAALLHGQLDIDLSSLLFPSPEQTEAAADRLRQTRYCQPALFAVEYALARLLHEAGVRPTVMIGHSLGEYVAACLAGVLGLRDALTVVAERGRLMQQMAPGAMLAVDLPAYLLGSTLPPDVAVAAVNSPRASVVSGTVEAIAALRARLETQGTSCAELATSHAFHSASMDPCLDEFESVVRGVRLSPPRIPFVSNVTGRQITDEEAVDPRYWRRQLRSTVHFADGVATLAEDETTLFVEVGPGDAMTRLVRQCREGAGVATVTTMRHRLQSRGDDEVFAEALGALWCHGVEVAWLTRTGAARRVALPTYPFERQRYWAEPDPVTRLDAEVDDEVGWPLPAHRCTFAPYWRDEPLATPAGSVDGAPFLVFDSGHPIVAALIRELRSGGADVTVVHPGNAFSCNGSEFTMRPGSAEDLAAVIDDLPAPPSDIVHAWCLTETVEDPIDPAALDEGLARSFYSLLHLGQQLARRRSDSATRLHVVSTNLQEISGTEPLEPVKAALLGPMMLAAREIPDVTARSIDLDLSGGPAPEQVARQLIGELTVADEHAQVGWRGRKRWRLDYRMVPLDEPPVPVTPQGTYLVTGGLGAIGLTVAEELASAPSTVVLIGRTPVPPREEWQRLVADPATDPGRRRSIDRLLALEGQGCTVETFACDVADEAALAGVVEEVHRRHGAIRGVFHCAGVAGGAMMAVRSDEDAAGVLAPKVHGTMALYRLLGDEVDFIALFSSLTAATGSFGQVDYCAANNVMDSFARWATHHGRSVISIGWTQWTDSGMSADRVDAAPQAFRRLQTGARYEDVDHPLLDRRLVAPGDATVFLTVLEPGRHWIASEHRLQGRDVVVGTGLLEMVDAAYRETVGAVPEIRDVVFIGPIGVTGPTEIQVTLRPDGTGHEVSVTAGPVDGLTRTERLRCRVVAAGAATAPVHDLEAIKARCTLLATTADQLRSTGSLIDHGAHWTGLIRATYAGEREELSSIELGEAYWPECGRHHLHPALLDTAVAEANCAPERRESGDSYLPFSYGRLRSYEPIPARFWVHIRHLAEPGAQIDRMAIRLMHEDGQAIVDIDEYAERRVDPTAIREAVDARPRDPDNEPVAPPTTGDALDDVSVTPQLGRDVLRRILHWRPAPHLLVVPEGIHRNLRRTQSLTIDVVQRELDDLPLTGSAERLVDTEYVPPSTPLQRTIASLWGSALGVPEVGIHDVFFELGGNSLVAVQLASRIRETLDVDLPIAILFDHPTVHELAEFIDGRSNTADTVAP, from the coding sequence ATGCCCGAACAGCCCGAGGTGGCCCCGCTCTCAGCCAACGATCACATCGCCGTCGTCGGGATGGCCTGTCGATTCCCGGGGGCCAACAACCCGCAGCAGTTCTGGCAGAACCTCGTCGACGGCGTCGAGTCGGTCACGTGGCTGACCGAGGACGACCTGACCGCCAGTGGCGTTCCCGCGCAGGAGTTCCGGCAGCCCCACTACGTCAATGCCGCGTTCTGCATGGAGGACATGGAGTACTACGACGCCCGATTCTTCGGTGACACCCCGCGTGAGGCTCAGACCCGGGACCCGCAGATCCGCTGGTTCCTGGAGACGTGCTACGCCGCTGTCCAGGACAGTGGCTATGACCCGGCCCGCATCCAGGGACTGGTGGGCGTGGTCGGGGGTATGTCGAACAACTTCTACGGCGAGCGATATGTGCGTCGGAACAAGGCTCTCGGCGATGCCGTCGGGAGTATGGCGATCGGTGTCGGGAGCCACCCGGACTATCTGGCCACCGCGGTGTCCTACCGTCTGGGCTTCCAGGGCCCCAGCCTGACGGTGCAGAGCGCGTGCTCCACCTCGCTGCTGGCCGTCCACACGGCCTCGCAGTTGCTGCGCAGTGGTGAGTGTGACTATGCGGTCGCCGGTGGGGTGGAGATCGAGCTACCCGATCGTGTGGGGCACCTGTGGGTGGACGGCAGCATCTACACCCGCACCGGTCACATCCGCCCGTTCGACGCGAAGGCCTCCGGGACCATCTTCGGCAGCGGAGTGGGGGTGGTGGCACTCAAGCGACTGGGCGATGCCCTGGCCGACGGCGATCACGTGTACGCCGTCCTGCGGGGTTCGGCGGTCAACAACGACGGCGGGAACCGGGCCGGGTTCACCGCTCCCGGGGTGCTCGGGCAGGCTCAGTTGATCGTCGAGGCCCTGGCCACGGCGCAGGTCGGCGCGGACTCCATCGGGTTCGTCGAGGCACATGCCACCGGGACACTGGTGGGTGACCCGATCGAGGTGGCCGGCCTGACCAAGGCATTCCGTATCGCCGGGGCGACCGAGGCGAGCCTCTGCCCGATCGGTTCGGTGAAGGCCAACATCGGGCACCTCGGTCCGGCCTCCGGCATCGCCGGACTGATCAAGGTCTGCCTGGCCCTGGAGCATCAGGCGATCCCACCGAACATCAACTACGACACGCCCAATCCGAATCTCGACCTCGCGTCCAGCCCGTTCCACGTGGTGACGCAGCTCACCCCCTGGCCCCGGGGCGATCGGCCTCGGCGCGCCGGCGTCAGCTCCTTCGGCATCGGTGGCACCAACGTCCACGTGGTCGTCGAGGAGGCTCCACCGCGCGCGCCGGCTCCGCCGACGCCGGTACCGGAGCGTCGGTGGCACGTGATCCCGCTCTCCGCTCGCAGTGAGCAAGCGGCCGCCACGGCGGCCCGGGAGCTCGGCGAAACCCTCGGCCGGCGAACGGACCTCGACCTTCGGGATGTGGCCTTCACCGCCCACGCGGGCCGGGCGGCCTTCGGCTTCCGCCGAGCGGTGGCCGCCGCCGACCTGTCCGAGGCTGCCGCCGCGTTGTCGGCTGGGGGATCGCGCCGGCAGCTGGCGGCCAAGGCCGTGGTGGGACGCCCGATCGCGATGGTCTTCCCCGGCCAGGGGACGCAGTTCCCCGGTATGGGGCGCGATCTGTACCGGACCGAGCCGGTCTTCCGGGAGGCCCTCGACGAGTGTGCCGCCCTGCTGCACGGGCAACTCGACATCGATCTGTCGAGCCTGCTCTTCCCGTCCCCCGAGCAGACCGAGGCGGCTGCAGACCGGTTGCGCCAGACGCGGTACTGCCAACCGGCACTGTTCGCCGTCGAGTACGCCCTGGCCCGGTTGCTGCACGAGGCCGGGGTCCGGCCGACCGTCATGATCGGGCACTCGCTCGGGGAGTACGTGGCAGCGTGTCTGGCGGGGGTCCTGGGACTCCGCGATGCGTTGACCGTGGTGGCCGAACGCGGGCGGCTCATGCAGCAGATGGCTCCTGGGGCGATGCTCGCCGTCGACCTGCCGGCCTACCTGCTGGGCTCGACCCTTCCCCCGGACGTCGCGGTGGCGGCGGTGAACAGCCCCCGGGCGAGTGTCGTGTCGGGCACCGTCGAGGCGATCGCGGCGCTCCGTGCGCGACTCGAGACGCAGGGCACCTCGTGCGCCGAACTGGCGACGTCCCACGCCTTTCACTCGGCCTCGATGGATCCGTGCCTGGACGAGTTCGAGTCGGTGGTGCGGGGCGTGCGGCTGAGCCCACCCCGGATCCCGTTCGTGTCGAACGTCACCGGGCGGCAGATCACCGACGAGGAGGCCGTCGACCCGCGGTACTGGCGTCGCCAACTGCGATCGACCGTCCACTTCGCGGACGGTGTCGCCACCCTGGCCGAGGACGAGACCACCCTGTTCGTCGAGGTCGGTCCGGGAGACGCGATGACCAGGCTGGTACGTCAGTGCCGAGAAGGTGCCGGCGTGGCGACCGTGACGACGATGCGGCACCGGCTGCAATCGCGCGGCGACGACGAGGTCTTCGCCGAGGCTCTCGGGGCGCTGTGGTGTCACGGCGTCGAGGTGGCCTGGCTGACTCGGACCGGGGCCGCCCGACGGGTCGCCCTGCCCACCTATCCCTTCGAACGGCAGCGATACTGGGCCGAGCCGGATCCGGTGACACGCCTCGACGCAGAGGTGGACGACGAGGTCGGTTGGCCGCTGCCGGCGCATCGGTGCACCTTTGCGCCCTATTGGCGTGACGAACCGTTGGCGACGCCGGCCGGCTCGGTCGACGGCGCGCCGTTCCTGGTCTTCGACAGCGGGCATCCGATAGTTGCCGCGCTGATCCGGGAGTTACGGTCGGGCGGTGCCGACGTCACCGTCGTCCACCCTGGGAATGCCTTCTCCTGCAACGGTTCCGAGTTCACGATGCGTCCAGGATCCGCTGAGGACCTGGCCGCCGTGATCGACGACCTCCCGGCGCCACCGAGTGACATCGTCCACGCCTGGTGTCTGACCGAGACGGTCGAGGACCCGATCGATCCGGCCGCCCTCGACGAGGGCCTCGCGCGGTCGTTCTACAGCCTGTTGCACCTGGGGCAGCAGTTGGCTCGGCGCCGCAGCGACAGCGCAACCCGACTGCACGTGGTGTCCACCAACCTTCAGGAGATCTCGGGAACCGAGCCCCTCGAGCCGGTGAAGGCCGCACTGCTCGGGCCGATGATGCTGGCTGCTCGGGAGATCCCGGATGTGACGGCGCGCAGTATCGACCTCGACCTGTCGGGTGGTCCCGCCCCGGAACAGGTGGCGCGGCAGCTCATCGGTGAACTCACGGTGGCCGACGAGCATGCCCAGGTGGGGTGGCGAGGGCGCAAACGCTGGCGGCTGGACTATCGGATGGTGCCGCTGGACGAACCACCGGTGCCGGTGACACCTCAGGGCACCTACCTGGTGACCGGGGGGCTCGGCGCGATCGGCCTCACGGTGGCCGAGGAGCTGGCGAGCGCACCCAGCACCGTGGTGTTGATCGGCCGGACACCGGTACCGCCCCGTGAGGAGTGGCAGCGCCTGGTCGCCGACCCCGCCACCGATCCCGGCCGACGCCGGAGCATCGATCGGCTGCTCGCCCTGGAGGGACAGGGGTGCACCGTCGAGACCTTCGCCTGCGACGTGGCCGACGAGGCCGCCCTGGCCGGGGTGGTCGAGGAGGTGCACCGCCGCCATGGTGCGATCCGCGGGGTGTTCCACTGTGCGGGGGTGGCGGGCGGCGCCATGATGGCCGTCCGCTCCGACGAGGACGCCGCCGGGGTGCTCGCCCCCAAGGTCCACGGGACGATGGCGTTGTACCGACTGCTCGGCGACGAGGTGGACTTCATCGCCTTGTTCTCCTCGCTGACCGCGGCGACCGGCAGCTTCGGACAGGTGGACTACTGCGCTGCCAACAACGTGATGGACAGCTTCGCCCGTTGGGCCACGCACCACGGGCGATCGGTGATCTCCATCGGCTGGACCCAGTGGACGGATTCCGGCATGTCGGCCGATCGGGTCGACGCTGCGCCCCAGGCCTTTCGCCGGCTGCAGACCGGGGCTCGGTACGAGGACGTCGATCACCCGCTGCTCGATCGGCGCCTGGTGGCGCCCGGGGACGCGACGGTGTTCCTCACGGTTCTCGAGCCCGGCCGCCACTGGATCGCCTCGGAGCACCGGCTGCAGGGCAGGGACGTCGTGGTCGGCACCGGCCTGTTGGAGATGGTGGACGCCGCCTACCGTGAAACCGTCGGCGCCGTCCCCGAGATCCGGGACGTGGTGTTCATCGGCCCCATCGGGGTGACGGGGCCGACCGAGATCCAGGTGACGCTACGCCCCGACGGAACGGGCCACGAGGTCAGCGTGACCGCAGGCCCGGTCGACGGGCTCACGCGCACCGAGCGGCTGCGGTGCCGGGTCGTGGCTGCCGGGGCTGCCACCGCGCCGGTGCACGACCTCGAGGCGATCAAGGCCCGGTGCACCCTGCTGGCGACCACAGCCGACCAGTTGCGGTCGACCGGGAGCCTGATCGATCACGGTGCCCACTGGACGGGTCTCATCAGGGCGACGTACGCCGGTGAGCGGGAGGAGCTGTCCTCCATCGAACTCGGCGAGGCGTACTGGCCCGAGTGCGGTCGCCATCACCTGCACCCGGCTCTGCTGGACACCGCGGTCGCCGAGGCGAACTGCGCGCCGGAGCGACGGGAGAGCGGTGACAGCTACCTGCCGTTCAGCTACGGGAGACTGCGGTCGTACGAACCGATTCCGGCACGATTCTGGGTGCACATCCGTCACCTGGCCGAGCCCGGGGCGCAGATCGACCGGATGGCGATCAGGCTGATGCACGAGGACGGCCAGGCGATCGTCGACATCGACGAGTACGCCGAGCGGCGGGTGGACCCCACGGCCATCCGGGAGGCGGTCGATGCCCGCCCCAGGGATCCGGACAACGAGCCGGTGGCGCCGCCGACGACCGGGGACGCCCTGGACGACGTCAGCGTGACGCCACAGCTCGGTCGTGACGTCCTGCGCCGGATCCTGCACTGGCGGCCCGCCCCGCACCTGCTGGTCGTGCCGGAGGGGATCCATCGGAACCTGCGCCGGACCCAGTCGCTCACCATCGATGTGGTGCAGCGCGAACTGGACGACCTGCCGCTCACCGGCTCGGCCGAGCGTCTGGTCGACACCGAGTACGTGCCGCCGTCGACACCGTTGCAGCGCACCATCGCCTCACTGTGGGGGTCGGCGCTGGGGGTGCCGGAGGTCGGGATCCACGACGTGTTCTTCGAACTCGGGGGCAACTCCCTGGTGGCGGTGCAGCTCGCCTCTCGGATCCGCGAGACGCTCGACGTCGACCTCCCGATCGCCATCCTGTTCGACCACCCCACGGTGCACGAGCTGGCCGAGTTCATCGACGGCCGGTCGAACACCGCCGACACCGTGGCCCCCTGA
- a CDS encoding ATP-binding cassette domain-containing protein, protein MELIDVTKVYPRRRGTHGPVLPSVDRLNLTIGAGQVYALLGPNGAGKSTTVRMIATLLEPTSGQVRVCGLDSATHRRETRALLGVALGGERSVYWKLTARQNLEYFAALHGQSRRRARGRIEQVLELLDIADRADEHIETWSTGLRQRLVLARALLNRPRVLLLDEPSSGLDPRAAQGMQEHILRFREAGHTILLTTHDMAEADMLATRVGIIDSGRLAGEGTPAELKRAVGASRVVHAHVRVESPGQLERALRDLGETARTTVDGVVTEAGGTVVLTLMGSGGDELVPRLIGVAQRHQVDVLRVENESVSLKDVFLTLTGRRLNVDADTP, encoded by the coding sequence ATCGAACTCATCGACGTCACCAAGGTGTACCCCCGCCGCCGGGGGACTCACGGGCCGGTGCTCCCGTCCGTCGACCGCCTGAACCTCACCATCGGCGCGGGCCAGGTCTACGCCTTGCTGGGCCCGAACGGTGCCGGCAAGTCGACCACGGTGCGGATGATCGCCACGCTGCTCGAGCCCACCTCCGGTCAGGTGAGGGTGTGCGGCCTGGACTCCGCAACCCACCGCCGAGAGACCCGGGCACTGCTCGGCGTGGCCCTCGGCGGCGAGCGCAGCGTGTACTGGAAGCTCACCGCCCGGCAGAACCTCGAGTACTTCGCCGCGCTCCACGGCCAATCCCGTCGGCGAGCCCGCGGCCGGATCGAGCAGGTACTCGAACTGTTGGACATCGCGGACCGGGCCGATGAGCACATCGAGACCTGGTCGACGGGGCTGCGGCAGCGATTGGTCCTGGCCCGAGCCCTGCTCAACCGGCCACGGGTCCTGCTGCTCGACGAGCCGTCCAGCGGCCTCGATCCCCGTGCGGCACAGGGCATGCAGGAGCACATCCTGCGATTCCGCGAAGCGGGCCACACGATCCTGCTGACCACGCACGACATGGCCGAGGCCGACATGCTGGCCACCCGGGTCGGCATCATCGACTCCGGACGGCTGGCCGGCGAGGGGACGCCGGCAGAGCTGAAGCGCGCGGTCGGGGCCAGCCGGGTGGTGCACGCGCACGTGCGGGTGGAGTCGCCCGGTCAGTTGGAGCGAGCGCTGCGCGATCTGGGTGAGACGGCGAGGACGACGGTGGACGGCGTGGTCACCGAAGCCGGCGGCACCGTCGTCCTCACGCTGATGGGCTCGGGCGGCGACGAACTGGTGCCGCGACTGATCGGCGTGGCGCAGCGGCACCAGGTGGACGTGCTGCGGGTGGAGAACGAGTCGGTCAGCCTCAAGGACGTCTTCCTCACCCTCACCGGGAGGAGGCTGAACGTCGATGCCGACACCCCGTGA
- a CDS encoding LLM class flavin-dependent oxidoreductase, translating into MKPAERPIVISPRFGLVEELTGRAEIAESLGVDQIWLEQQPDQRDSLVVAAAYLSHAPSATVGTAVLPVYTRHPASMAQAALSLADLSGGRFVLGLGYSHQFINEYVLGLRQGPPIAVMREYLQIVTGLIDTGTVMSEGRYFTARMHYVGTRTTTPLVLAGLRPHMIRLAVEFCEGLVLWLCTPRYIAERVTPIVEQACADFGKDPADFQVISLLPTYTGVNAGKALEQFSQTVRAYRLIPHYRYVMEAYGEVDAGDLCMIGTADYIQDRMAAFRAAGSTPIVSPLGDSFEEFADAIVAAYGPAPS; encoded by the coding sequence ATGAAGCCCGCAGAACGGCCCATCGTCATCTCCCCACGCTTCGGGTTGGTCGAGGAGTTGACCGGCCGGGCCGAGATCGCCGAGAGCCTCGGTGTCGACCAGATCTGGCTGGAACAGCAACCGGACCAACGGGACTCCCTCGTGGTGGCCGCGGCCTATCTGTCCCACGCGCCGTCGGCCACCGTCGGAACCGCCGTGCTGCCGGTGTACACCCGCCACCCCGCCTCGATGGCCCAGGCCGCCCTGAGTCTGGCCGACCTGTCCGGCGGCCGTTTCGTCCTGGGACTCGGCTACAGCCACCAGTTCATCAACGAATACGTGCTCGGCCTGCGGCAGGGCCCGCCCATCGCGGTGATGCGGGAGTACCTGCAGATCGTCACCGGGTTGATCGACACCGGCACCGTGATGAGCGAGGGCCGCTACTTCACGGCGCGGATGCACTACGTCGGGACCCGCACCACCACTCCGCTGGTCCTGGCCGGCCTGCGCCCCCACATGATCCGGTTGGCGGTCGAGTTCTGCGAGGGTCTGGTGCTCTGGTTGTGCACCCCGCGGTACATCGCCGAGCGGGTCACCCCGATCGTGGAGCAGGCCTGCGCCGACTTCGGCAAGGACCCGGCCGACTTCCAGGTGATCAGCCTGCTGCCCACCTACACCGGCGTGAACGCCGGCAAGGCCCTCGAACAGTTCTCCCAGACGGTGCGCGCCTACCGCCTGATCCCGCACTACCGGTACGTCATGGAGGCCTACGGGGAGGTCGACGCCGGTGATCTGTGCATGATCGGCACGGCCGACTACATCCAGGATCGGATGGCGGCGTTCCGTGCGGCCGGGTCGACGCCGATCGTGTCGCCGCTGGGCGACAGCTTCGAGGAGTTCGCCGACGCCATCGTGGCTGCCTACGGCCCGGCGCCGTCCTAG
- a CDS encoding thioesterase has protein sequence MGTAAETARLEPWVQYTRPTPGAETVLVCFPYAGGAASAYREWVPQLAVHGVEVWPVQLTGREGRFREAPTTDLSVVAEQVMALLDQHLDGRSYAVFGHSAGAYMAYLLASLGSRLSRRVPLHVFVSASRPPSRPDPDFPIHHLPREPFLAKMFGYGRMPVEVLDHPDLAELVIATARADLQLVETFPWASVPELDCPVTALVGSADASVPVATQEEWSRITRGPFASVVIPGGHFPSATAQGMILEVIRRALC, from the coding sequence ATGGGCACAGCCGCCGAGACGGCCCGGCTGGAGCCGTGGGTGCAGTACACCCGCCCCACTCCGGGGGCCGAGACCGTGCTGGTCTGCTTTCCCTACGCCGGCGGGGCCGCATCGGCCTATCGAGAATGGGTTCCGCAGCTGGCGGTGCACGGTGTCGAGGTGTGGCCGGTGCAACTGACCGGTCGTGAGGGACGTTTCCGCGAAGCGCCGACCACCGATCTGTCGGTCGTCGCCGAGCAGGTCATGGCCCTGCTCGACCAGCACCTCGACGGACGCTCGTACGCCGTCTTCGGGCACAGCGCCGGGGCCTACATGGCCTACCTGCTGGCCTCCCTCGGGAGCCGGCTCTCACGGCGTGTGCCGCTGCACGTGTTCGTCAGCGCCTCGCGTCCCCCCAGCCGTCCCGACCCGGATTTCCCCATTCATCACCTGCCGCGGGAACCCTTCCTGGCCAAGATGTTCGGCTACGGTCGGATGCCGGTCGAGGTGCTGGACCATCCCGACCTGGCGGAGCTCGTGATCGCGACGGCCCGAGCCGACCTTCAGCTGGTCGAGACCTTTCCCTGGGCATCCGTACCGGAGCTCGACTGCCCGGTCACGGCTCTCGTCGGCAGCGCCGATGCGAGCGTTCCCGTGGCGACCCAGGAGGAGTGGAGCCGGATCACCCGCGGCCCGTTCGCCTCGGTCGTGATCCCGGGAGGCCACTTTCCCTCGGCCACGGCCCAGGGGATGATCCTCGAGGTGATCCGCCGTGCTCTCTGCTAG